The following proteins come from a genomic window of Limnohabitans sp. 103DPR2:
- a CDS encoding NAD(P)/FAD-dependent oxidoreductase, translated as MTTPLYDFAIVGGGMAGASVAYRLAPSASVVLLERESQPGYHTTGRSAAMFMESYGPPGVRALTRASRQFYTAPPPQFSAHSLLSPRGALYVAQQDQAEALRHVAEELGQSIPNLAHLSAQQTLALAPCLKPDQLLGALWDPDSQDIDVNALLQGFLKGFQKEGGHLQCNAEMVEAKFVQDHWCLRLQNGTEVRAKCVVNASGAWGDAVASIVGAKPIGLVPRRRSAFTFKAPEGTDTKAWPAIVGIEEDWYFKPDAGQLFGSPANADDTFAHDVLPEDMDIALGIDRIMAATNLNIHRPTSTWAGLRTFAPDGEMVIGFDDACPQFFWLVGQGGYGIQSAAGYSSLAACLLQQQVITPELEACGVDASMFYVQRLRK; from the coding sequence ATGACAACGCCCCTTTATGACTTTGCCATTGTGGGCGGCGGGATGGCCGGGGCTTCTGTCGCGTATCGCTTGGCACCTTCAGCGTCGGTTGTGTTGTTGGAGCGAGAGTCACAGCCTGGCTATCACACCACGGGTCGGTCGGCTGCCATGTTCATGGAGAGTTATGGGCCACCCGGTGTGCGAGCCTTGACGCGTGCCAGCCGGCAGTTTTATACAGCACCACCGCCACAGTTTTCAGCGCATTCATTGCTCAGCCCTAGGGGCGCACTGTATGTGGCTCAACAAGACCAAGCGGAAGCTTTAAGACACGTCGCCGAAGAGTTGGGACAAAGCATTCCCAACCTCGCACATTTGTCAGCTCAACAAACCTTGGCGCTGGCGCCTTGCCTCAAACCCGATCAGCTGCTTGGCGCCTTGTGGGACCCCGACTCACAAGACATTGATGTCAATGCACTGCTTCAAGGATTTCTCAAAGGTTTTCAAAAAGAAGGCGGCCACTTGCAGTGCAATGCCGAAATGGTCGAAGCGAAATTTGTGCAAGATCATTGGTGTCTACGACTACAAAATGGTACCGAAGTGCGTGCCAAATGTGTGGTCAATGCCAGCGGTGCATGGGGTGATGCTGTTGCCAGCATTGTGGGCGCCAAACCGATTGGCTTGGTGCCACGCCGACGAAGTGCTTTTACCTTCAAAGCGCCGGAGGGCACTGACACCAAAGCATGGCCAGCAATTGTCGGCATTGAAGAAGACTGGTATTTCAAACCCGATGCCGGTCAGCTGTTTGGCTCGCCTGCCAATGCAGACGACACCTTTGCGCACGACGTCTTGCCAGAGGACATGGACATTGCGCTGGGCATCGACCGCATCATGGCCGCGACAAATTTGAACATCCATCGGCCCACCAGCACCTGGGCGGGCTTGCGCACATTTGCCCCAGACGGCGAAATGGTAATTGGCTTTGACGATGCTTGTCCTCAATTCTTTTGGTTGGTAGGGCAGGGCGGCTACGGCATTCAAAGTGCAGCGGGCTATTCCAGTTTGGCAGCATGTTTGCTTCAGCAGCAAGTTATCACCCCTGAGCTTGAAGCATGCGGCGTCGATGCCAGCATGTTTTACGTCCAACGATTGAGAAAATAA
- a CDS encoding Bug family tripartite tricarboxylate transporter substrate binding protein has product MNNSKRQWLQTSLHGLVISAFTMGALSTVTGAMAQAAYPSKPISLVVPYPPGGATDIIGRIMAQAMTKSLGQPVVVENKAGAGTVIGAAEVAQAQADGYTLLISSNTTFTVNPAIKVKLPYDPAKNFESVAGIGSSPLVLLANPNVPVKTVKELVAAANQPSAKFAFGSFGSGTTSHLAGEMFKYMAGVDILHVPYKGSAPAMTDLIGGQIQFTFDTNVAALPMLRAGKVKAIAVTSAQRSSTLPEVPTIAEAGYPGYEMVPWIVIVAPRGLPKAVSQKLTNTIQDILKDPNSKRDLERAGLEVAFEAPQSYDKRVATELPLLRAYVHRAKITAD; this is encoded by the coding sequence TTGAACAATTCAAAACGACAATGGCTGCAAACCAGCCTGCATGGCTTGGTGATCAGCGCATTCACAATGGGTGCACTCAGCACCGTCACTGGCGCCATGGCCCAAGCGGCCTACCCCAGCAAACCGATCAGTCTGGTGGTGCCATACCCACCGGGTGGTGCCACTGACATCATTGGTCGCATCATGGCGCAGGCCATGACCAAAAGCTTGGGTCAGCCGGTTGTGGTTGAAAACAAAGCGGGTGCAGGCACGGTCATCGGTGCAGCCGAAGTGGCGCAAGCACAAGCGGATGGTTACACCTTGTTGATCAGCTCCAACACTACCTTCACGGTCAATCCTGCCATCAAGGTCAAATTGCCTTATGACCCCGCTAAGAATTTTGAATCGGTGGCCGGCATTGGATCGTCGCCTTTGGTGTTATTGGCCAACCCCAATGTACCTGTGAAAACTGTGAAAGAGCTTGTCGCTGCAGCCAACCAGCCCAGCGCCAAGTTTGCCTTTGGTTCATTCGGCAGTGGCACCACATCGCATTTGGCGGGTGAGATGTTCAAGTACATGGCGGGTGTGGACATTTTGCATGTGCCTTACAAAGGCAGCGCGCCGGCCATGACCGATTTGATTGGTGGTCAAATTCAGTTCACTTTTGACACCAATGTCGCTGCGCTTCCCATGTTGCGCGCAGGCAAAGTCAAAGCCATTGCGGTCACCTCTGCACAGCGCTCATCGACCTTGCCCGAAGTGCCCACCATTGCTGAGGCGGGCTACCCTGGCTATGAAATGGTGCCGTGGATTGTGATCGTGGCGCCACGAGGACTGCCCAAGGCTGTGAGTCAAAAGTTAACCAATACCATCCAGGACATTCTGAAAGATCCCAACTCAAAACGTGATTTGGAGCGCGCTGGTTTAGAAGTGGCATTTGAAGCACCGCAGTCTTACGACAAACGCGTGGCCACCGAATTGCCACTGCTTCGTGCGTATGTGCACCGCGCCAAAATCACGGCGGACTGA
- a CDS encoding amidase, producing the protein MTLVEKSAVELRALIRSKELSPVELMDACIARIEALNPHINAVTATDFERARATAKQAEAQVMQQAELPLLLGLPMGVKDLQETAGLLTTYGNVGLRGNVPKADNSYVAKLKQAGAIVTAKTNVPDMGAGANSRNPVWGATGNPFNPALNAGGSSGGSAAALAVDMFPICTGSDTGGSLRIPAALCGIVGLRPSPGAVANDTRALGWSAISVLGPMARSVDDAALMMAASLGADPMDPLSYDLSPGPFWPLPEVDVSQLRIGYTEDFDLCHVDPGIREEFRKRINAIKPLVKRCEPVSFEVAHAHRTFDVLRAESFFAAFGDPVKNPPDTLGPNVRANLAIAEQISLGDRAMAHLAQTQLMRQFAKKFQDFDLIIAPNTPLSPFPWTELYAKEVAGHAMNNYYHWLELTYVVTLATNPALALPCGVDLNGMPFGLQLIGELRQDAKLLAMSHALEMALASNKATARPKPDQDRLRQSSVNLKDIVTHPPILKSS; encoded by the coding sequence ATGACACTTGTTGAAAAATCTGCTGTCGAATTGCGTGCCCTGATTCGCAGCAAAGAACTGTCACCCGTCGAGTTAATGGACGCGTGCATTGCGCGCATTGAAGCACTCAATCCACACATCAATGCTGTCACGGCCACAGACTTTGAGCGTGCCCGAGCGACCGCCAAGCAGGCAGAAGCCCAGGTCATGCAGCAAGCTGAGTTACCCTTGCTGCTCGGCTTGCCCATGGGCGTGAAGGATTTGCAAGAGACGGCCGGCTTGCTCACCACCTACGGTAACGTTGGTTTGCGCGGCAATGTGCCCAAAGCCGACAACAGTTATGTGGCCAAGTTGAAACAAGCGGGTGCCATCGTCACCGCCAAAACCAATGTGCCTGACATGGGCGCCGGCGCGAACTCGCGCAACCCGGTGTGGGGTGCGACAGGCAATCCTTTCAATCCTGCACTCAATGCAGGGGGCTCTTCGGGGGGCTCTGCGGCCGCTTTGGCCGTCGACATGTTTCCCATTTGCACAGGTTCTGACACCGGCGGCTCGTTGCGCATTCCTGCTGCACTGTGCGGCATTGTGGGCCTGCGGCCTTCACCAGGTGCGGTGGCCAATGACACCCGAGCCTTAGGATGGTCTGCCATTTCGGTGTTGGGCCCCATGGCACGTTCAGTGGACGACGCCGCGCTCATGATGGCCGCATCTTTAGGCGCAGATCCGATGGACCCCTTGTCTTACGACCTGAGCCCTGGCCCTTTCTGGCCCTTGCCAGAAGTGGATGTGTCGCAACTTCGCATTGGCTATACGGAAGACTTTGACTTGTGCCATGTTGACCCTGGCATTCGCGAAGAATTTCGCAAACGAATCAATGCCATCAAACCTTTGGTAAAACGTTGCGAACCAGTTTCGTTTGAGGTGGCGCATGCGCACCGCACCTTTGATGTGTTGCGCGCCGAAAGTTTCTTTGCCGCCTTTGGTGACCCCGTCAAAAACCCGCCCGACACCCTCGGTCCCAACGTTCGCGCCAACCTGGCCATCGCCGAGCAAATTTCTTTGGGCGATCGGGCCATGGCGCATTTGGCGCAAACGCAATTGATGCGTCAGTTTGCCAAGAAGTTTCAAGATTTTGATTTGATCATTGCGCCTAACACACCTTTGTCACCCTTTCCTTGGACTGAGTTGTATGCCAAGGAAGTGGCCGGGCATGCCATGAACAATTACTACCATTGGCTAGAGTTGACCTATGTGGTGACCCTGGCCACCAACCCGGCTTTGGCATTGCCATGCGGTGTTGATCTGAATGGCATGCCTTTTGGCTTGCAATTGATTGGTGAGTTGCGACAAGACGCTAAGTTATTGGCCATGTCCCACGCACTGGAAATGGCGTTGGCTTCGAACAAAGCCACCGCAAGGCCAAAACCAGATCAAGATCGCTTACGTCAATCGTCGGTCAACCTGAAAGACATCGTGACGCACCCTCCGATTTTGAAGTCTTCATAA
- a CDS encoding DUF599 domain-containing protein, which yields MKILTLLPWADWLAMALFFGLWIGYAWFARVNGKRNMTLIATTNHYRQLWMMQATARDPRMLDGLITQNLSHTPSFFSSTSIIIIGGLFALLGTTDKAAELVREIPFAEQTPLLVFEFKVLVLVGIFVYAFFRFSWSMRQYTFVALVIGAMPPPKEFAEGRQDRTKFAERAGNLVSAAAETFNDGLRAYYFSFAAMAWFFSPIALVLATALVVIILYGREFKSEVLEVLKDES from the coding sequence ATGAAAATCTTGACACTCTTGCCTTGGGCCGACTGGTTGGCCATGGCCCTGTTTTTTGGGCTTTGGATTGGGTATGCCTGGTTTGCGCGTGTGAACGGCAAACGCAACATGACCCTAATCGCCACCACCAACCACTATCGGCAATTGTGGATGATGCAGGCTACTGCGCGCGACCCGCGCATGCTGGATGGCTTGATCACCCAAAACCTCTCGCACACGCCATCTTTCTTTTCTTCAACCTCCATCATCATCATCGGCGGTTTGTTTGCGCTTTTGGGTACTACAGACAAGGCCGCTGAACTGGTTCGAGAGATTCCATTTGCCGAGCAAACGCCCCTCTTGGTGTTTGAGTTCAAGGTGCTGGTGCTGGTTGGCATCTTTGTGTATGCCTTTTTCCGGTTCTCATGGTCCATGAGGCAGTACACCTTTGTGGCTTTGGTGATTGGTGCGATGCCGCCGCCCAAGGAGTTTGCAGAAGGGCGACAAGATCGCACAAAGTTTGCAGAGCGTGCAGGCAATCTGGTCAGCGCCGCTGCTGAAACTTTCAACGACGGCTTGCGTGCGTATTACTTTTCATTCGCCGCCATGGCCTGGTTTTTTTCGCCCATTGCACTGGTCTTGGCCACTGCGCTGGTGGTGATTATTTTGTATGGACGCGAATTCAAATCGGAAGTACTTGAAGTTTTGAAGGATGAATCATGA
- a CDS encoding DUF3237 family protein: MSDAPRCDFVYEAIADIEEVQSLGQSPVGQRYIVNIRGGEFKGPLLQGKILPGGADRQLLRPDGIKELDALYEMQTDDGVIITVHNQVTIDMPSPEQRYARSVVKFRAPSGNYEWLNRRVFVGTLESLKPARMAVKIRVYQLN, translated from the coding sequence ATGAGTGATGCACCACGCTGCGATTTTGTTTATGAAGCCATTGCCGACATAGAAGAGGTCCAAAGCTTGGGCCAAAGCCCAGTGGGGCAAAGGTACATTGTGAACATAAGAGGGGGCGAGTTCAAAGGCCCTTTGCTGCAAGGCAAGATATTGCCTGGGGGTGCAGATCGGCAGTTGTTGAGGCCAGATGGCATCAAGGAACTTGATGCGCTTTATGAAATGCAAACAGATGATGGCGTGATCATCACGGTTCACAATCAGGTCACCATCGACATGCCCAGTCCCGAGCAACGTTACGCCCGATCTGTGGTGAAGTTTCGAGCCCCTTCCGGCAACTATGAGTGGTTGAACCGGAGAGTGTTTGTAGGGACGCTAGAGTCGCTGAAACCAGCCAGGATGGCAGTGAAAATTCGCGTCTATCAATTGAATTGA
- a CDS encoding GNAT family N-acetyltransferase — protein MKELPSPTFPLSPIALPRGSLHPSSHEQASKDSKSVSNSLIQVSWAKHQDEVREAQRLRYSIFATEMGARLPVTLEGHDIDLFDDYCEHLLVRDAVSQQVVGTYRVLTPAQAKRAGSTYTDTEFDLTRLRHIRERMVELGRSCVHTDYRHGGVILSLWGALFEFMSRNQLDTMIGCASIPMLHSGMISGDVAASVWQQLKSEALSSVEFHVRPRLPLPIDELNSQLNVEPPALIKGYIRLGAKVLGAPAWDPDFNTADLPMMMRVGDLPRRYRKHFEGV, from the coding sequence ATGAAAGAATTGCCAAGCCCGACATTCCCCTTGTCGCCCATTGCATTGCCTCGGGGGTCTCTTCATCCAAGCTCTCATGAACAAGCTTCGAAGGATTCAAAGTCCGTTTCAAATTCGCTGATTCAAGTCAGTTGGGCCAAGCACCAAGATGAAGTCAGAGAAGCCCAGCGATTGCGTTACAGCATTTTTGCCACGGAAATGGGCGCTCGGTTACCTGTCACGCTTGAAGGTCATGACATTGACTTGTTTGACGATTACTGTGAACACTTGCTGGTAAGAGATGCTGTTTCGCAACAAGTTGTTGGCACCTACCGCGTCTTGACGCCTGCGCAAGCCAAACGTGCTGGCAGCACCTACACCGACACTGAATTTGATTTAACACGCTTGCGTCACATCAGAGAGCGCATGGTGGAGCTGGGCCGTAGCTGCGTTCATACAGACTATCGGCATGGCGGTGTCATCTTAAGCCTCTGGGGCGCCTTGTTTGAGTTCATGTCCCGCAACCAGCTAGACACCATGATCGGTTGTGCCAGCATTCCCATGCTGCACAGCGGCATGATCAGTGGTGATGTTGCGGCCAGCGTTTGGCAGCAACTGAAGTCCGAAGCGCTGTCTTCCGTCGAGTTTCATGTTCGGCCGCGCTTGCCATTGCCGATTGATGAATTAAATTCACAGTTGAACGTCGAGCCGCCTGCGCTGATCAAAGGCTACATTCGATTGGGTGCCAAGGTGCTGGGCGCACCGGCTTGGGATCCTGATTTCAACACGGCCGATTTGCCCATGATGATGCGTGTCGGTGATCTGCCGCGTCGTTATCGCAAACACTTTGAGGGTGTTTGA
- a CDS encoding UDP-2,3-diacylglucosamine diphosphatase, whose translation MRYAKHESGQEHYLESNVWATRSKTHYRSIFISDLHLGTPGCQADALLIFLKNYTCDNLYLVGDIVDGWQLRRKWYWPQSHNDVVQKLLRKARKGCKVIFVPGNHDEFGRHFLDHSFGGIEIREEAVHVTADGKKLWVIHGDYFDGVIQCAKWLAYVGDSLYELTLKLNRYLNQLRARLGLPYWSLSAYLKLKVKKAVNFISDFEVAVANEARKLGYQGVVCGHIHHAEIRNIDGMLYCNDGDWVESCSALVEHADGRLEILKFNPNGSTLDVHEGPLVQAGEKSSSESWVTA comes from the coding sequence ATGCGATACGCTAAACATGAATCTGGCCAGGAACACTACCTCGAGTCGAATGTGTGGGCGACGCGTTCTAAAACGCACTATCGCTCTATTTTCATTTCTGATCTGCACTTGGGAACCCCAGGATGCCAGGCTGACGCCTTGTTGATATTTTTAAAAAATTACACCTGTGACAACCTGTATTTGGTGGGCGATATTGTGGATGGCTGGCAGCTTCGACGCAAATGGTATTGGCCCCAAAGCCACAATGATGTGGTGCAAAAATTACTGAGAAAAGCCAGAAAAGGCTGCAAGGTGATTTTTGTGCCAGGCAACCATGATGAGTTTGGCCGTCACTTTTTGGATCACTCGTTTGGTGGCATTGAAATCAGAGAAGAAGCTGTTCACGTCACAGCAGATGGCAAAAAATTGTGGGTGATTCACGGCGATTACTTTGACGGCGTGATTCAGTGTGCCAAATGGCTTGCCTATGTGGGCGACAGTTTGTATGAACTGACACTCAAACTGAACCGTTATTTGAACCAGTTAAGGGCCAGGTTGGGATTGCCGTATTGGTCCTTGTCTGCCTACCTCAAACTGAAGGTCAAGAAAGCGGTGAACTTTATTTCTGACTTTGAGGTTGCCGTTGCCAACGAGGCAAGAAAGCTGGGATATCAAGGTGTGGTCTGTGGTCATATCCATCACGCAGAAATTCGCAATATTGATGGGATGCTGTATTGCAACGATGGCGATTGGGTGGAGAGTTGCAGTGCCTTGGTAGAGCATGCCGATGGTCGCTTGGAAATTTTGAAATTCAATCCCAACGGTTCTACTTTGGACGTCCATGAGGGGCCCTTGGTGCAAGCAGGCGAGAAATCGAGCTCAGAAAGTTGGGTGACCGCGTGA